The following proteins are encoded in a genomic region of Deltaproteobacteria bacterium:
- a CDS encoding SAM-dependent chlorinase/fluorinase, which produces MDRAGQPQWSLITLLTDFGCQDGYVGIMKGVILGINPQVTLVDLSHDLPPQDVIGAALVLQAAHPYFPPDTIHLAVVDPGVGTARRGLALRVRNQFWVGPDNGLFHLVLEGQPDFRAVGLENPAYFLPQVSATFQGRDVFAPVAAYLSTGVPLDRLGSPVIDPVPLNLPVPEISSRCLRGQVIHVDHFGNLISNIRFSDLENWLQGRPINLQVGNTRITRLVRTYAQVAPGELIALKGSHGYLEIACAQGNAAQLLGGGRQFPIEILA; this is translated from the coding sequence ATGGACAGGGCGGGCCAACCTCAGTGGAGTTTGATCACCCTCCTGACTGATTTCGGCTGCCAGGATGGTTATGTCGGGATCATGAAAGGGGTTATCCTGGGGATCAATCCCCAGGTGACTCTGGTGGATCTCAGTCATGATCTGCCGCCCCAAGATGTCATTGGTGCTGCCCTGGTGCTGCAAGCCGCCCATCCTTATTTTCCCCCGGACACCATACACCTGGCAGTCGTTGACCCCGGCGTCGGCACCGCCCGCCGGGGTCTGGCGCTGCGGGTTAGGAACCAGTTCTGGGTGGGGCCGGACAACGGCCTGTTTCATCTGGTCTTAGAGGGCCAGCCCGACTTTCGGGCCGTCGGTCTGGAAAATCCGGCCTACTTTCTCCCCCAGGTTTCGGCTACCTTCCAGGGCCGGGATGTGTTTGCCCCCGTCGCCGCCTATCTCTCCACCGGGGTGCCCCTGGACCGCCTGGGATCGCCGGTCATTGATCCAGTCCCCCTAAATCTGCCGGTACCGGAAATCAGTTCCCGGTGCCTCCGGGGGCAGGTTATCCATGTGGATCACTTCGGCAACCTGATCAGCAATATTCGATTTTCTGATCTGGAAAACTGGCTACAAGGCCGGCCTATAAATTTACAGGTCGGCAACACTCGGATCACCCGACTGGTCAGAACCTATGCCCAGGTTGCGCCGGGGGAACTGATCGCCCTAAAGGGCAGCCACGGTTATCTGGAAATTGCCTGTGCCCAGGGGAATGCTGCCCAGCTGCTAGGCGGGGGGCGACAATTCCCTATAGAGATTTTGGCCTAA